From Halobacillus sp. Marseille-Q1614, the proteins below share one genomic window:
- a CDS encoding YybS family protein, whose amino-acid sequence MMYDTRKITEGALMTGAYLLLLLIILFTPGFIGSFLLFILPIPFIFYSYRHGWKPGILMMTASTIFTLIFATVFSLPITLLAGVGGLFVGGAMHNKRSAYETWAAGSLGFIIGLLSVYLVTQLFFGLNWMEEIQTALDEAFSMSENMMGALGSGEEVQQQLEGFEEQIRALPDYLPSILAIMGILFAFVSQWVSYKVINRVEGKKFQFPAVRNFNLPVSVLWYYFFALIFTYVFAESNNIWYLAAINVYTLTGTFLVLQGFAFLFYYVDVKEKSKALPVLAIVGSLLFPTILMYLVRILGIIDIGFSLRQRLEPKK is encoded by the coding sequence ATGATGTATGATACGAGAAAAATTACAGAAGGGGCTTTAATGACCGGGGCTTATCTGCTATTGTTGTTGATAATTCTATTTACCCCCGGGTTTATCGGCTCGTTTCTATTGTTTATATTACCAATACCGTTTATTTTTTACAGCTACCGCCATGGGTGGAAGCCTGGGATTTTAATGATGACCGCCTCGACGATCTTCACTTTGATTTTCGCGACCGTCTTTTCACTGCCGATCACGCTTCTCGCTGGAGTCGGCGGCTTATTTGTAGGAGGCGCCATGCACAATAAACGCTCCGCTTACGAAACATGGGCGGCCGGCTCGTTAGGGTTTATTATCGGCCTTCTCAGCGTTTATCTGGTTACCCAGCTGTTCTTTGGGCTGAACTGGATGGAAGAGATCCAGACGGCTCTTGATGAAGCATTCTCCATGTCTGAAAACATGATGGGAGCTCTTGGCAGCGGTGAAGAAGTCCAGCAGCAGCTCGAAGGATTTGAAGAGCAGATACGGGCACTGCCTGACTACCTGCCAAGTATATTAGCGATCATGGGCATTCTGTTCGCCTTTGTGAGTCAATGGGTGAGCTATAAGGTGATCAACCGTGTAGAGGGTAAAAAGTTTCAATTTCCCGCAGTTCGTAACTTTAACCTTCCTGTATCCGTATTATGGTATTACTTTTTCGCGCTGATCTTCACATATGTGTTTGCAGAAAGTAATAACATTTGGTATTTGGCAGCGATTAATGTGTATACATTAACTGGAACATTTTTGGTGCTGCAAGGCTTTGCTTTTTTGTTTTATTATGTGGACGTCAAAGAAAAATCGAAAGCTTTGCCGGTCCTGGCAATTGTCGGTTCCTTACTTTTCCCGACAATTCTAATGTATCTTGTACGAATATTAGGTATAATTGATATAGGTTTCTCTCTAAGGCAGCGCTTAGAGCCGAAGAAGTAG
- a CDS encoding DHH family phosphoesterase yields the protein MPNFIKKPTMSGHLWVIYVISIALLSFIWYYQWVLGLTMTLLLAGSIFYSVRTEQNMINETEEYISTLSYRVKKVGEEALLEMPIGIVLYSENYKVEWANPYMNKFTRKDTIVGESLNDLSEDLIPHIKEDHGEVWLEIDDYQLQALVKRDERLLYFFDRTNQTKIHNLYKNEQTVLSIIFLDNYEEITQGMDDTAKSQINSQVTSILNKWAENYGIYLKRTSQERFLAVLNQEILQRLEKSKFEILDEVRELITDQNVPLTLSFGVGVGPVSLPELGELAQSSLDLALGRGGDQVAIKDESGKVRFYGGKTNPMEKRTRVRARVISHAMKELVQNSERVLIMGHKAPDMDAIGASIGILKIAQANDKKAAIVLDPDDIDTGVGRMIEEIEKDEELWSHFITPEDAIELVTNETLLVIVDTHKPSLVMEDKLLTKTEHVVVIDHHRRAEEFISDPTLVYMEPYASSTAELVTELLEYQPKKLKLSMLEATSLLSGIIVDTKAFTLRTGSRTFDAASYLRSKGADTVLVQKFMKEDLDVYVKRSRLIEKADVYRDGIAIAAAKPGEIFGPVIIAQAADTLLTMTGIVCSFVISERKDGRVGISARSLGDVNVQVIMERMNGGGHLTNAATQLEDTTIEDARLLLQDIIDEYFEGGDEE from the coding sequence ATGCCGAATTTCATTAAAAAACCAACAATGAGTGGTCATTTATGGGTTATCTATGTGATTTCCATCGCACTTCTAAGCTTCATTTGGTACTACCAATGGGTGCTTGGATTAACGATGACTCTCTTGCTGGCAGGTTCGATTTTCTATAGTGTGCGGACCGAACAGAATATGATCAATGAAACAGAAGAATATATATCGACTCTTTCCTACCGGGTCAAAAAGGTAGGCGAAGAGGCGCTTTTAGAAATGCCTATCGGCATCGTTCTTTACAGCGAAAACTATAAGGTAGAGTGGGCAAACCCTTATATGAATAAGTTCACCAGGAAGGACACCATTGTGGGTGAATCATTAAACGATCTGTCGGAGGATTTAATTCCCCATATTAAAGAGGATCATGGAGAAGTATGGCTTGAAATCGATGATTATCAGCTGCAGGCTCTTGTAAAAAGAGATGAAAGGCTTCTCTACTTCTTTGACCGCACGAACCAGACGAAAATTCACAACTTATATAAAAATGAACAAACCGTTCTTTCTATCATTTTCCTTGATAACTATGAGGAAATTACGCAGGGAATGGATGATACGGCGAAAAGCCAGATAAACTCGCAAGTTACGTCGATTTTAAATAAATGGGCGGAGAACTACGGGATCTACTTGAAGCGGACGTCTCAAGAACGGTTTTTGGCCGTTTTAAACCAGGAGATTTTGCAGCGGCTTGAGAAATCGAAGTTTGAGATTCTCGACGAAGTCCGTGAACTGATCACCGATCAAAATGTACCGCTTACCTTAAGCTTTGGTGTCGGTGTAGGTCCTGTCAGCCTTCCTGAGCTTGGAGAACTGGCACAGTCCAGTCTTGATTTAGCCTTGGGCCGCGGCGGTGATCAGGTCGCGATCAAGGATGAGAGCGGCAAGGTCCGCTTCTACGGCGGTAAAACCAACCCAATGGAAAAAAGAACGCGTGTCCGTGCCCGTGTAATTTCCCATGCGATGAAGGAATTGGTGCAGAACAGTGAGCGCGTGTTGATCATGGGCCACAAAGCACCGGATATGGATGCGATCGGTGCTTCGATCGGTATTTTAAAAATCGCCCAGGCGAATGACAAAAAAGCGGCGATTGTGCTGGACCCTGATGATATTGATACAGGGGTAGGGCGGATGATTGAGGAAATCGAAAAGGATGAAGAACTCTGGTCGCATTTTATTACACCAGAGGATGCGATCGAGCTCGTGACAAACGAAACTCTGCTTGTTATTGTGGATACGCACAAACCTTCTCTCGTAATGGAAGATAAGCTGCTGACGAAGACAGAGCATGTCGTCGTCATTGACCACCACCGCCGGGCAGAGGAATTCATATCTGACCCCACGCTTGTGTATATGGAGCCGTATGCTTCTTCTACAGCGGAGCTTGTGACAGAGCTGTTAGAGTATCAGCCGAAGAAGCTGAAGCTGTCTATGCTTGAAGCCACCTCTCTGCTCTCAGGGATTATTGTAGATACGAAGGCCTTTACCTTAAGGACGGGTTCACGTACATTTGATGCCGCCTCTTATCTTCGTTCTAAAGGGGCAGACACGGTGCTTGTCCAGAAGTTCATGAAAGAAGACCTTGATGTATACGTTAAACGAAGCCGCCTGATTGAAAAAGCGGACGTTTACCGGGACGGCATTGCGATTGCCGCAGCGAAGCCCGGGGAGATCTTCGGACCGGTCATTATCGCGCAAGCGGCTGATACTCTGCTTACAATGACGGGAATCGTATGTTCCTTCGTTATCTCAGAGCGCAAGGATGGCCGTGTCGGAATCAGCGCCCGCTCGCTTGGGGACGTCAACGTTCAGGTGATTATGGAACGTATGAATGGCGGCGGCCACTTAACCAATGCGGCGACGCAGCTGGAAGACACAACGATTGAAGATGCACGATTATTACTGCAAGATATTATAGATGAGTACTTTGAAGGAGGAGACGAAGAATGA
- the rplI gene encoding 50S ribosomal protein L9, with translation MKVIFTSDVKGKGKKGEIKNVSDGYARNYLLKNNLAVEATSGNLKAQQAKDAKHEQQAENEKKEAEQLKDKLAGLEVKLAAKSGDGGRLFGSITSKQIAEQLKKSHNIKIDKRKIELDEPIRNLGYTNVPVKLHNEVTGTIRVHVEEQ, from the coding sequence ATGAAAGTAATTTTCACATCAGACGTTAAAGGGAAAGGCAAGAAAGGCGAAATTAAAAATGTCTCTGACGGCTATGCGCGCAACTACCTTTTAAAAAATAACTTAGCGGTAGAAGCGACAAGCGGTAACCTTAAAGCTCAGCAGGCGAAAGACGCCAAACACGAGCAGCAGGCAGAAAATGAGAAAAAAGAAGCCGAACAGCTTAAAGATAAGCTCGCCGGCCTTGAAGTGAAGCTGGCGGCTAAATCAGGGGATGGCGGCCGCCTGTTTGGATCCATTACGAGCAAGCAGATCGCGGAACAGCTGAAGAAATCCCATAATATTAAAATTGATAAACGTAAAATCGAACTCGATGAACCGATTCGTAATTTAGGATATACGAATGTCCCTGTAAAGCTTCACAATGAAGTGACAGGAACGATCCGTGTGCACGTGGAAGAACAGTAA
- the dnaB gene encoding replicative DNA helicase, with product MSELFNDRTPPHNIEAEQAVLGAVFLEPDAMSTAAEFLLPEDFYRASHQRIFEVMLTLSDRGEPIDLVTVTSALANNKVLEEVGGVSYLSDIANSVPTAANITYYTKIVSEKSTLRGLIRTATNIVTSGFAEEENIEDVLNSAEKDILEVSQRKNSSAFKNIKDVLIDVYDNIENLHNSDGNVTGIPTGYRDLDHITSGFQRNDLIIIAARPSMGKTAFALNIAQNVAVNSDENVAIFSLEMGADQLVSRMLCAEGNIDAQRLRTGSMEAEDWNKLTMAMGSLSNAGIYIDDTPGIRVSEIRSKCRRLKQEHGLGMILIDYLQLIQGSVNSKENRQQEVSEISRSLKGLARELNVPLIALSQLSRGVESRQDKRPMMSDLRESGSIEQDADIVGFLYRDDYYDQESENQNIIEIILAKQRNGPVGTVSLAFVKEYNKFVDLDHRYSDADVPPA from the coding sequence GTGAGTGAATTATTTAATGACCGGACACCGCCTCATAATATAGAAGCCGAGCAGGCGGTCTTAGGTGCGGTCTTTTTGGAACCTGATGCGATGTCGACAGCCGCAGAATTTTTGCTCCCGGAAGATTTTTACCGGGCCAGCCACCAGCGCATCTTTGAAGTGATGCTCACTCTCTCCGACCGCGGGGAGCCGATTGACCTGGTAACCGTAACATCCGCTTTGGCGAACAACAAAGTGTTGGAGGAAGTAGGCGGGGTTTCCTATTTAAGTGATATAGCCAACTCTGTACCTACCGCAGCCAACATTACCTATTACACGAAAATCGTCAGCGAAAAGTCTACCCTTCGCGGTCTGATTCGCACAGCGACGAATATTGTAACGAGCGGATTTGCGGAAGAGGAAAACATTGAAGACGTCTTAAATTCCGCAGAGAAAGATATTCTAGAAGTATCTCAGCGTAAGAACTCGAGCGCTTTTAAAAATATTAAAGACGTGCTGATCGACGTTTATGACAACATTGAGAATCTGCATAACAGCGATGGAAACGTTACGGGAATTCCCACAGGCTATCGTGATTTAGACCATATCACTTCAGGGTTTCAGCGTAATGATTTAATCATCATTGCTGCCCGTCCATCGATGGGTAAAACGGCGTTCGCTTTAAACATCGCTCAGAACGTCGCTGTTAACTCAGACGAAAATGTGGCCATCTTCAGTCTCGAGATGGGAGCAGACCAGCTCGTATCCCGTATGCTGTGTGCGGAAGGCAATATCGATGCCCAGCGTCTGCGGACAGGGAGTATGGAAGCCGAAGACTGGAACAAGCTGACGATGGCGATGGGGAGCTTGTCTAACGCCGGGATTTACATTGACGATACACCGGGGATCCGCGTCAGTGAAATCCGTTCCAAGTGCCGCCGTTTAAAACAGGAGCACGGACTCGGCATGATCCTGATCGATTACCTGCAGCTTATCCAGGGAAGTGTGAATTCCAAGGAAAACCGCCAGCAGGAAGTATCTGAGATCTCCCGTTCCTTAAAAGGGCTGGCTCGTGAGCTTAATGTTCCGCTTATCGCCTTATCCCAGCTGTCCCGTGGGGTAGAATCCCGTCAGGACAAGCGTCCGATGATGTCAGACTTACGTGAATCCGGATCTATTGAGCAGGACGCCGATATCGTCGGCTTCCTGTACCGTGACGATTACTATGACCAGGAATCAGAAAACCAGAACATTATTGAAATCATTTTAGCTAAGCAGCGTAACGGACCGGTCGGCACCGTATCGCTCGCTTTCGTAAAAGAGTACAACAAGTTCGTGGACTTGGATCACCGGTACAGCGATGCCGATGTTCCGCCCGCTTAG
- a CDS encoding Cof-type HAD-IIB family hydrolase, translating into MKIIAIDLDGTLLNHNSEISKENADAIKEAQGHGVEVVVATGRAEFDVRQVFSKTDINTWVIGANGATIHTPERKLFDSVPLPPNHAEDILEWLERKEFYYEVFSDEAILTPENGRRLLEIELDRLKTANPQTDMKTLYHSMEKQFGQTGFAHVKTYQEIIQSKERLYNILAFSFDEEKRAEGWRRFEGMEELTLVSSGLHNFELEHKEASKGLALQKLARHFGIEMEDTAAIGDSPNDLSMIQMAGKSAAMANGRDPVIEASDFITKSNDDHGVAYAIHRWLKEDSSTHPA; encoded by the coding sequence ATGAAAATAATTGCGATTGATTTAGACGGGACGTTACTAAACCACAACAGTGAGATCAGCAAGGAAAACGCGGACGCCATTAAGGAAGCTCAAGGCCACGGCGTAGAAGTGGTGGTAGCTACAGGTCGAGCGGAATTTGATGTGCGCCAGGTTTTTTCTAAAACGGATATAAATACATGGGTAATCGGCGCCAACGGGGCGACGATTCACACGCCGGAGCGGAAGCTGTTTGATTCAGTGCCGCTTCCTCCTAACCACGCAGAAGATATTTTAGAGTGGCTGGAGCGTAAGGAATTCTATTATGAGGTATTCAGCGATGAAGCGATCTTAACTCCGGAAAACGGACGCCGGCTGTTGGAGATCGAACTCGACCGTTTAAAAACGGCGAACCCTCAGACCGATATGAAGACACTTTATCATTCAATGGAAAAACAATTTGGCCAGACCGGGTTTGCCCATGTGAAGACCTATCAGGAGATCATTCAGTCTAAAGAACGGCTTTATAATATTCTCGCTTTCTCATTTGATGAAGAAAAACGGGCCGAAGGATGGCGCCGCTTTGAAGGGATGGAAGAACTGACGCTTGTCAGTTCCGGCCTTCATAATTTTGAGCTTGAGCACAAAGAGGCCTCCAAAGGGCTGGCTCTTCAAAAGCTGGCCCGGCATTTTGGAATTGAGATGGAGGATACAGCCGCTATCGGAGACAGTCCGAATGACTTATCGATGATTCAGATGGCGGGTAAATCCGCTGCTATGGCAAACGGGCGTGACCCTGTGATTGAGGCAAGTGATTTTATTACGAAGTCCAACGATGATCATGGCGTCGCGTATGCCATTCACCGCTGGCTAAAAGAAGATTCATCCACCCATCCGGCGTAA
- a CDS encoding DeoR/GlpR family DNA-binding transcription regulator — translation MYQEERLIEIQSFLNKERRISVEKICELFGVSRDTARRDLVKLEEQRAVVRTRGGAILPSQPHEVKDYSNRLQTFSKEKLEIGRKAASLIGKGDNIILDASTTVQSCASQLETECTVITNSINIADILSSQPYAHIHLLGGQLEKQHRFLYGASVIERLSAYYVDHAFIGVVGISENGLTLAHEEDGMVKRKMIQQAKQVSVLADHTKIGVTDFYQYATLEDVDLLITDKIPSEEFQELLTKHQVELLVTEEES, via the coding sequence GTGTATCAAGAGGAACGATTAATTGAAATACAAAGCTTTTTAAATAAAGAACGTCGTATCTCCGTGGAGAAAATCTGTGAGCTGTTTGGTGTTTCTCGTGATACCGCCCGCCGTGACCTCGTGAAGCTTGAGGAACAGCGAGCGGTTGTAAGGACGCGGGGCGGAGCGATTCTCCCTTCCCAGCCCCATGAAGTGAAAGACTATTCCAATCGGCTGCAGACCTTTTCAAAAGAGAAGCTGGAAATCGGACGTAAAGCGGCTTCCCTTATAGGTAAAGGGGATAACATCATCCTTGATGCTTCAACAACCGTACAGTCGTGCGCAAGCCAGCTTGAGACGGAGTGTACCGTGATTACGAACTCGATCAACATTGCGGACATTCTATCGAGCCAGCCGTATGCGCATATTCACCTGCTCGGCGGACAGCTGGAGAAGCAGCATCGTTTTCTGTATGGAGCATCTGTCATTGAGCGGCTCTCTGCTTACTACGTCGATCATGCGTTTATCGGTGTTGTCGGAATCTCAGAAAACGGCTTAACGCTCGCTCACGAAGAAGACGGCATGGTGAAGCGTAAAATGATCCAGCAGGCGAAGCAGGTGAGTGTGCTCGCTGACCATACAAAAATAGGGGTTACTGATTTTTATCAATACGCCACACTTGAAGATGTTGATCTATTAATTACCGATAAAATTCCTAGTGAAGAATTTCAGGAGCTGCTCACGAAGCATCAAGTCGAGCTGCTGGTGACCGAGGAGGAATCTTAA
- a CDS encoding adenylosuccinate synthase yields MSSVVVVGTQWGDEGKGKITDFLSQNAEVVARYQGGNNAGHTIKFDGVTYKLHLIPSGIFFNDKECVLGNGMVIDPKALLEEIKYLHDKGVSTDNLRISNRAHVILPYHLKLDELQEEDKGANKIGTTKKGIGPAYMDKAARTGIRIADLLDKESFAEKLEQNLAEKNRLFEKVYETALFTVEEILDEYYEYGQEIAKYVCDTSVVLNNNLDDGRRVLFEGAQGVMLDIDQGTYPFVTSSNPIAGGVTIGSGVGPSKIKHVVGVSKAYTTRVGDGPFPTELNDETGDKIREVGNEYGTTTGRPRRVGWFDSVVVRHARRVSGITDLSLNSIDVLTGIETLKICTAYKYKGEIMEEFPASLKVLAECEPVYEEMPGWSEDITGVKSLHELPPNARHYVERVSQLTGIPLSIFSVGPDRSQTNIVRSVYSPL; encoded by the coding sequence ATGTCTTCAGTAGTAGTTGTCGGAACCCAGTGGGGGGACGAAGGTAAAGGTAAAATCACTGACTTTTTGTCACAGAATGCCGAGGTTGTCGCTCGTTATCAGGGCGGAAATAACGCCGGCCATACGATTAAATTTGACGGAGTTACTTACAAATTGCACCTGATTCCATCCGGGATCTTTTTCAATGACAAAGAATGTGTACTCGGAAATGGAATGGTTATTGATCCTAAAGCCTTGCTTGAAGAAATTAAATACTTACACGATAAAGGGGTATCTACGGATAACCTGCGGATCAGCAACCGCGCTCATGTCATCCTTCCTTATCACTTGAAGCTGGATGAGCTTCAGGAAGAAGACAAAGGAGCAAATAAGATCGGTACGACGAAAAAAGGAATCGGCCCTGCGTACATGGATAAAGCCGCTCGTACGGGGATTAGAATTGCTGACCTGCTGGATAAAGAGAGCTTTGCTGAGAAGCTCGAGCAAAATCTGGCGGAGAAAAACCGTTTATTTGAAAAAGTTTATGAGACAGCTTTATTTACAGTTGAAGAAATCTTAGACGAATACTATGAATATGGACAGGAAATCGCAAAGTATGTGTGCGATACTTCTGTTGTTCTAAACAATAATTTAGACGATGGCCGCCGTGTTCTTTTTGAAGGAGCCCAAGGGGTTATGCTGGATATCGACCAGGGAACGTATCCGTTTGTTACCTCCTCCAACCCGATTGCCGGAGGTGTAACGATTGGATCAGGTGTCGGCCCATCAAAAATTAAGCACGTCGTTGGCGTATCCAAAGCGTATACGACTCGTGTCGGCGATGGCCCTTTCCCAACAGAGCTTAACGATGAAACAGGCGATAAGATCCGCGAGGTCGGAAACGAATACGGAACGACAACAGGGCGTCCGCGCCGCGTCGGCTGGTTCGACAGCGTTGTTGTACGCCATGCGCGCCGCGTGAGCGGAATTACCGACCTGTCGCTGAACTCAATCGATGTTCTAACAGGTATTGAAACTCTGAAAATATGTACAGCCTATAAATATAAAGGCGAAATTATGGAAGAGTTCCCGGCAAGCCTTAAAGTACTGGCTGAATGTGAGCCGGTATACGAAGAAATGCCAGGCTGGAGCGAAGACATCACAGGTGTAAAATCTCTACACGAGCTTCCGCCAAACGCCAGACATTATGTGGAACGCGTCTCTCAGTTAACAGGAATTCCGCTTTCTATCTTTTCTGTAGGGCCCGACCGCTCCCAGACGAATATCGTAAGAAGCGTATACAGCCCACTATAA
- a CDS encoding TIGR00730 family Rossman fold protein, producing MKRISVFAGSSAGHDPDFAAQAEQLGRAFAEKKIELVYGGAKSGLMGKLADSILEAGGQVTGVMPTPLFEKEIVHSGVTTFIEVDTMHQRKEKMSELADGFIALPGGFGTFEELFETITWAQIGLHVKPIGIFNIKNYYTPLMDLIDHSIEAGFVSYDHRKLLIESADARDLVSRLENHSEF from the coding sequence ATGAAGAGAATTAGTGTATTTGCTGGATCAAGTGCGGGACACGACCCTGATTTTGCCGCGCAGGCTGAACAATTAGGAAGAGCTTTTGCTGAGAAAAAGATCGAGCTCGTTTACGGCGGGGCGAAAAGCGGCCTTATGGGGAAGCTCGCTGACTCAATCCTTGAAGCAGGCGGCCAGGTAACAGGTGTTATGCCTACCCCTCTTTTTGAAAAAGAAATCGTTCACAGCGGCGTGACAACGTTTATAGAAGTAGACACCATGCACCAGCGCAAAGAAAAGATGAGTGAGCTCGCTGACGGGTTCATCGCACTGCCCGGCGGTTTTGGGACGTTTGAGGAACTGTTTGAAACAATCACATGGGCACAGATCGGCCTGCACGTAAAGCCGATTGGAATTTTTAATATCAAAAACTATTATACGCCGCTGATGGACTTAATCGATCATTCCATAGAAGCAGGATTCGTCTCTTACGATCACAGAAAGCTGTTAATAGAGTCCGCGGATGCCCGCGATCTAGTAAGCAGGCTCGAAAATCACAGCGAGTTTTAA
- a CDS encoding peptidoglycan DD-metalloendopeptidase family protein, with product MKETTGLWKKAAAIAFLVISLSFGTAYAEGSVETIYHVYVGDKPVGIVDSKQKVQEHMNQRLDEEQEKHEDYEITYMNDVRFFPEKKFTPDFDPAETIDRLDKEIKIGVEAVGLQVDGETVGFLPNEEKAESVVQEYKEKFVDEEALKEVEERKEAGENPEIEESTIINVKLTEEVEHVEKVVEPEDIIKVEKAADLLEEGMNEEKVHQAEKGQAIQEIAYQYDLSQDDLLEMNPQLEEKEVLDTSQEIKVMNTGPLTEVLIKEEGKKTKKIPYKTEVVETDELEKGTEKVKQKGKDGEKEVHYYKTKINDRTTDEGIIKEKEIKEPVKEIVLKGTKVIPSKGTGNFGWPAVGGSITSKQGERWGSFHKGIDIAGVSDRTIRAADNGKVVSAGRDGAYGNKVVIDHNNGYRTTYAHLKSISVNVGDVVEKGSSIGQMGTTGRSTGVHLHFEIHKNGSLINPMDHL from the coding sequence GTGAAAGAGACGACCGGCCTATGGAAAAAGGCTGCCGCCATTGCTTTCCTTGTGATTAGTTTAAGTTTTGGTACGGCTTATGCCGAGGGGAGTGTAGAAACTATATACCACGTTTACGTAGGTGATAAACCTGTAGGCATCGTAGATAGTAAACAAAAAGTGCAGGAGCACATGAACCAACGCTTAGATGAAGAACAGGAAAAGCATGAAGATTACGAGATAACTTATATGAATGATGTTCGATTTTTTCCAGAGAAAAAGTTTACTCCGGATTTTGACCCAGCAGAGACCATTGACAGATTAGATAAAGAGATAAAGATCGGTGTCGAAGCTGTAGGACTCCAAGTAGACGGGGAAACCGTTGGATTTCTTCCTAATGAAGAGAAAGCTGAATCTGTCGTACAAGAATATAAAGAGAAATTTGTCGATGAGGAAGCTTTAAAAGAAGTGGAAGAACGAAAAGAAGCTGGAGAAAATCCTGAAATTGAGGAATCTACGATTATCAATGTAAAGCTTACCGAAGAAGTTGAACATGTAGAGAAAGTCGTGGAGCCTGAGGACATCATCAAAGTTGAGAAAGCGGCTGACCTTCTAGAAGAGGGAATGAATGAAGAGAAAGTTCATCAAGCAGAAAAAGGGCAGGCTATTCAAGAAATAGCTTATCAATATGACCTCTCACAGGACGACCTGCTTGAAATGAATCCACAGCTTGAAGAGAAAGAAGTTCTTGATACGAGCCAGGAGATTAAAGTCATGAACACAGGCCCTTTAACGGAAGTTTTAATTAAAGAAGAGGGAAAAAAGACAAAGAAAATCCCTTATAAAACGGAAGTGGTCGAAACCGACGAGCTTGAAAAGGGTACAGAGAAAGTTAAACAAAAAGGTAAAGACGGCGAAAAAGAAGTACATTATTATAAAACAAAGATAAATGATCGCACGACGGACGAGGGCATTATTAAAGAGAAAGAGATAAAAGAGCCCGTGAAAGAAATCGTATTGAAAGGCACAAAGGTTATTCCTTCCAAAGGAACAGGTAATTTCGGCTGGCCGGCTGTAGGCGGTTCGATTACGAGTAAACAGGGAGAACGCTGGGGATCCTTCCATAAAGGGATCGATATCGCCGGCGTCAGTGATCGTACCATCCGGGCAGCGGATAACGGAAAAGTTGTTTCTGCCGGAAGAGATGGAGCATATGGAAACAAAGTAGTTATTGATCATAACAATGGGTATAGAACGACATATGCTCATCTGAAATCCATTAGTGTGAATGTCGGAGATGTAGTGGAAAAAGGTTCCTCCATAGGACAAATGGGGACAACTGGTCGTTCGACTGGCGTCCACCTGCATTTTGAAATTCATAAGAACGGTTCATTGATAAATCCAATGGATCACTTGTAA
- the yycF gene encoding response regulator YycF, whose translation MAQKILVVDDEKPIADILKFNLEKEGYEVVCAYDGDEAIRKANDEKPELILLDIMLPNKDGNEVCREVRKNHTMPIIMLTAKDAEIDKVLGLEMGADDYVTKPFSNRELIARVKANLRRHQQEPEEPGRQTKDITIGRLAIHPDAYTVTRDGSYIELTHREFELLHYLARHIGQVMTREHLLETVWGYDYYGDVRTVDVTVRRLREKIEESPSNPVWIVTRRGVGYYLRNPEQD comes from the coding sequence ATGGCGCAGAAAATATTAGTAGTAGACGATGAAAAGCCAATTGCAGATATATTGAAATTTAACTTAGAAAAAGAGGGATATGAGGTTGTTTGTGCCTATGACGGAGATGAAGCGATCCGCAAGGCTAATGACGAAAAGCCTGAATTGATCTTACTCGACATTATGCTTCCGAATAAAGATGGAAATGAAGTGTGCCGGGAAGTAAGAAAAAATCATACAATGCCGATCATTATGCTGACGGCTAAAGATGCAGAGATTGATAAAGTACTAGGCCTCGAAATGGGGGCTGACGATTACGTAACGAAGCCGTTCAGCAACCGTGAGCTCATCGCCCGTGTGAAGGCGAACCTTCGCCGGCACCAGCAGGAACCGGAAGAGCCTGGCCGGCAGACGAAGGATATTACGATCGGCCGTTTAGCGATCCACCCCGATGCTTATACCGTTACCCGCGATGGTTCGTACATTGAACTGACTCATCGTGAATTTGAGCTGCTTCATTACTTAGCCCGTCATATTGGACAGGTGATGACCCGTGAGCATCTTCTTGAGACGGTATGGGGTTATGATTACTATGGCGATGTTCGTACGGTCGATGTAACCGTCCGCCGCCTTCGTGAGAAAATTGAGGAGAGCCCAAGTAATCCTGTTTGGATTGTGACTCGCCGCGGGGTAGGGTATTACTTAAGAAATCCTGAACAGGACTAG